The nucleotide sequence CGATGGAGCGCACCGCCTCGTGGACGGCGGGGGTGAAGAGATAGACGCCGACGAGCGCCAGATCGCTCTTGGGCTTCTCCGGCTTCTCCTCCAGGGCCACGACCCGGCCGTCGGCGTCGAGTTCCGCGACACCGAAGGAGGTCGGGTTGGGCACCCGGGTCAGCAGGATCTGGGCCTCGGGGCGCTCCTCGCGGAAGCCGTCCACCAGCCCGGTGATGCCGCCGACGATGAAGTTGTCACCGAGGTACATGACGAAGTCGTCGTCGGCGAGGAAGTCGCGGGCGATCAGGACGGCGTGGGCGAGGCCCAGCGGCGCCTCCTGCTGGAGGTAGGTGACCTTGATCCCGAACTGCGAGCCGTCGCCGACCGCCTCCTGGATCTCCTCGGCCGTGTCGCCGACGATCACCCCCACTTCGGTGATGCCCGCCTCGGCGATGGCCTCCAGGCCGTAGAAGAGCACCGGCTTGTTCGCCACGGGGACGAGCTGTTTGGCCGAGGTGTGCGTGATGGGGCGCAGGCGGGTACCCGCTCCACCGGAAAGTACGAGAGCCTTCACTATGCGTATCCCCTGCCGAGAATGACGTTGCGGTCCGGGCGTCGCCCGGCAGTCCGACTTTACCCACGATTTCCGGCGCGGCCATGAGCCGTATCCCCGGCAGTGGGCCTTCCGGCCGCCCCGTACGGTCGATTGTTGACGTCAACTCATGCTGCAACAGGCCGACTTGGCTCGCCAAACCGACCCTACGTCAGCCGGCCGGCGAGCACTCGCCACGCGTCAAGCCGACGCGGACGCGCCCCGTAGCCGGGTACGGAGCCGGCGGGCCACCCTGCGGGCCATGGAGGTGCGTCCGACGATCCCCTTCGACGGTTCCACCCGCTCGTCGCCCACCTTCTCGGCCACGGTGACCTCGTACGCGGCGTCCGGGATGCCGGCCTTGCGGCTCCTGAAGTGCGGGTAGGCGAGGTACGGCGTGCGCTCGCGGCCCCTGCGC is from Streptomyces sp. NBC_00370 and encodes:
- a CDS encoding glucose-1-phosphate thymidylyltransferase; protein product: MKALVLSGGAGTRLRPITHTSAKQLVPVANKPVLFYGLEAIAEAGITEVGVIVGDTAEEIQEAVGDGSQFGIKVTYLQQEAPLGLAHAVLIARDFLADDDFVMYLGDNFIVGGITGLVDGFREERPEAQILLTRVPNPTSFGVAELDADGRVVALEEKPEKPKSDLALVGVYLFTPAVHEAVRSIEPSWRGELEITHAIQWLIDQRRDVRSTTISGYWKDTGNVTDMLEVNRSVLERLEPSCEGTVDEASEIVGRVRIEKGAKVTGSRIVGPAIIGAGTVVCDAYVGPFTSVSEGCTINDSEIEYSIVLRDSSIVGVRRVETSLIGRNVEVTPAPRNPSVHRLVLGDHSKVQISS